In the genome of Streptomyces sp. Tu 3180, the window CGCTTCAGCTTGAGCAGGCCGGGCAGGAACAGCTTGTCCTGGACGACGCCGTGCTTGACGCCGGCCTCGTTCGCGAGGCGGGCCAGCTCCAGGGCGCCGTCGAGGCCGGTGGCGGTCGGCTTCTCGGTGTAGACGTGCTTGCCCGCCGCGACGGCCTTCTTGATGGCCTCCTCGCGGGCGGAGGTGACCTGGGCGTCGAAGTAGACGTCCACCGTCCCGTCGGCGAGGACGGCGTCCAGGTCGGTGGAGACGTGCTCCAGGCCGTGCCGCTCGGCCAGCGCCCGCAGCGCGTGCTCGCGGCGGCCGACCAGGATCGGCTCGGGCCACAGCACGGTGCCGTCGCCGAGGTCGAGGCCGCCCTGTTCGCGCAGGGCCAGGATGGAGCGGACGAGGTGCTGGCGGTAGCCCATGCGCCCGGTCACACCGTTCATGGCGATACGCACCGTCTTGCGTGTCACGTCGTTCCCTTCGTACGCGGTCCGCGCGCCGCGTACGCCCCGCCCGTCGCACGCGCACCGGTGAGGGCGCGCGGTGACTGGTGAACGTGACAGCAAGCGCTTTCTATGTAGTCAGAAGCTAGCCTCTGAACGGCGGTGGGGACAAGACCGCGGCGAGCCGGACTTGTTCGAGGGGGCGAACAATCGGGCGGGTGGCCGTAGGGTCTGCTCGGAACCACGGCCACGGGTGTGGGTGTGTACGACGGCGTACGGCGGGACGCGCGAGGCGGAGGACGAGACATGACGGTGACCCTGGCGGACGTGGCGGCTCGCGCACAGGTCTCCCCCGCGACGGTGTCGCGCGTGCTCAACGGGAACTATCCCGTGGCCGCCTCCACCCGCGAGCGGGTGCTGAAGGCCGTGGACGAGCTGGACTACGTGCTCAACGGCCCCGCGAGCGCCCTGGCCGCCGCCACCTCCGACCTGGTGGGCATCCTGGTGAACGACATCGCCGACCCGTTCTTCGGGATCATGGCGAGCGCGATCCAGTCCGAGATCGGGGGGCCGGGCGGGCGGGCCGGCGGGGAGAGGCTCGCGGTCGTCTGCAACACGGGCGGTTCCCCGGAGCGCGAACTGACCTACCTCACCCTGCTCCAGCGGCAGCGGGCGGCGGCGGTCGTGCTGACCGGCGGCGCGATCGAGGACGCGCCGCACCGGGCGGCCATGGACGCGAAGCTGCGCAAGCTGACGGACGCCGGGACCCGGGTGGTGCTGTGCGGCCGGCCGCCGGCGCCGGAGACCGGGGCGATCGCGCTGACCTTCGACAACCGGGGCGGCGGGCGGGAGCTCACCGAGCACCTGATCGGCCTCGGCCACCGCCGCCTCGGCTACATCGCGGGCCCCGAGGAGCGCACGACCACGCGCCACCGCCTCGAGGGCCACCGGGCCGCGCTCGCCGCGCACGGCATCGAGGAGGACCCGCGCTGGACCGTCCACGGCCGCTACGACCGCCGGTCCGGTTACGAGGCCACCCTGGAACTCCTGCGCCGCGACCCGACGCTGACGGCCGTCGTCGCCGCGAACGACACCGTCGCCCTCGGCGCGTGCGCCGCCCTGCGGGACTCCGGCCTGGGCATCCCCCGGGACGTCTCGGTCGCCGGCTTCGACGACCTGCCGTTCAGCATCGACGCGGTACCGGCGCTGACGACGGTGCGGTTGCCGCTGGCGGAGGCGGGGGCCCGGGCCGGGCGCATCGCGATGGGCCGCGAGGAGCCGCCGCCGGGCGGGATCGCCTCGGTGCGCGGGGAGTTGACGGTGCGCGGCTCCAGCGGGGCACCGCGGACGTGACCGGCGCACGGCACCGCCGCCCGCCGGGCGGCGCGGGCACGCGTCGTCCGGGGCCGGCGCGGATGCGCCGACCGCCGACCGCTCCGGGGTGGAACGCGATCCGGCCGCACCGATGAGTTCCGCCGCCGGCGCCGGTCTGTCCTTCCGTCATCGCCTCAGCGAGCGAACAGGAGCAGCAGTCATGCGCATCGTGGTCACCGAGTTCATCAGCCTCGACGGTGTCGTGCAGGCCCCCGGCGGCCCCCAGGAGGACACCGACGGCGGTTTCGCGCACGGTGGCTGGTCGCACCCGTACTTCGACCCGGAGGTGCTCGGCGGCGCCTTCGACGCGGGGCTGGGCAAGGCCGAGGCGCTGCTGTTCGGACGTCGCACCTGGCAGACGATGGCCGGGGCGTGGCCCGAGCGCGCCGGGGACCCGTTCGCCGACCGGATGAACAGCCTGCCGAAGTACGTCGTCTCCGGCACGCTGGGCGAGTCCGACCTGACCTGGAACAACACCCGGCTCATCCCCGCCGGGGAGGCCGTCGCCCGGATCCGCGAGCTGCGCGGCACCGGGGGCGGCGACCTGGCGATGATGGGCAGCCCCTCCCTCGTCCGCACCCTCCTGGGCGAGGACCTGGTGGACGAGCTCCAGCTGATCGTGATGCCGGTGATCCTCGGCGGCGGCAAGTCGATCTTCCCCGCCGACGGCGCGAAGCGCCCGTTCGAACTGGTCTCCACGACCGCCGCCGAGACGGGCGCCCAGGTCTGCGTCTACCGCCCGGCGACCCCGGGGGGAGCGGGCGGGGCCTGATCCGCGGCCCCGCCGGGGCGCCGCTCCCGTGGACGGACGGCGCCCCGCGGCCTGGGCGTCGGCGACCGGCTCGTCCGGGCGGTCGTCGGCTTCGCCCGCGAGGCCGGCCACCGCGACCTGGTCCTGTGGACCAACGACGTCCTGTCCGCCACCCGCCGCCTCTCCCTGCGTCACGGATTCGTCCTGACCGGCGAGAGGCCCCACCACTCCTTCGGCAGGGACCTGGTCGGCCAGGACTGGCGCCTGGACCTGTGCGCGGCACCCGGGTGACGGGAAGGAATCACACCGGGGATCGCGGGTAGTGTCCGTACCCATGAAGCTGGCGTTCTCCACCCTCGGCGTCCCCGGCCTGCCCCTGCCCGACGTGCTGCGCCTGGCGACCGAGCACGGCTACCACGGCGTCGAACTGCGCACCCACCCCGAGGAACCGGTCCACCCCGGCCTGACCCCCGCCGAACGCGCCCGCGTCGCCGACGGGTTCAAGGAGGCCGGCGTCGAGGTGCTGGGCCTCGCCGGGTACACCCGGGTCGCCGCGCCGGGGGACGACGAACCGGTCCTCACCGAGATCCGCTCCCAGCTCGACCTCGCCCGCGACCTCGGCGCCCTCGCCGTCCGCGTCTTCCCCGGCGGCGCCCCCGGGCAGAGCCCCGAGGAGGCGGACGCGACGGCCGCCCGCCGGCTGGGCACGGCCGCCGAGTACGCCGCCGACCTCGGCGTCCGCATCCTGCTGGAGACCCACGACTCGCACCGCACCGCCGCCGACGCGATGCGGATCCTCGGACTGGTCGGCCACCGCCAGGTGGGCGCCCTGTGGGACGTGATGCACACCTGGCTCGGCGGCGAACAGCCCGCGGAGAGCTTCGCGGCCCTCTCCCCCCACCTCGGCTACGTCCAGGTCAAGGACGTCGCCTCCGCCGACGACACGGCCCCGCTCCCCCTCGGCGCCGGCGTCCTGCCCCTGGCCGACTGCGTGGAGGTCCTCTCCCGGCACGGCTGGGACGGCTGGCTGTGCTGGGAGTACGAGAAGCGCTGGTACGCCGACGCCGCACCGCTCCCCGGTCTCCTCGCCCCCGGCCGCGCGCACCTGGCCCGCCTCCTCAACGACTCGGCGTGACGAACGACCCGGCCTGACGCGCCGGCGCCGCGGGAGCCGGCCGCCGGGCGGGCCCGCGCCGAATTTCACTCGCCCGGACCGCGCACGAACGGGTAGCGTCCGCGCGTGCCCCAGCCCGTCCCCCTCCCCGCCGTCCCGTCGTGAGCCTCGCCCGCGCCCTGATCGACGTGCGGCCCCTGCGCACGTCCCCGGTCTTCCGGCGCCTGCTGATCGGGCGGACGGTGTCCGTGCTCGGCAGCTTCATGACCATGGTCACCGTCATGTACCAGGTCTGGGAGATGACGCACAGCGCGGCCTGGAGCGGCGCGGTGGGTCTCGCGCAGGCGCTGCCGATGGTCTGCTTCGGGCTGTTCGCCGGGGCCTGGGCCGACCGGGGCGACCGGCGCCGGATCTACCTGGCCGCGACGGCCGGCCAGGCGGTCTGCTCGCTGCTGCTCGCGGTGCAGGGTTTCACCGGGCACGTCCCGGTGGCCGGGGTGCTCGCCCTGGTCGCGGCGCAGTCCGCCTGCGCGGCGGTCGGCGCTCCCGCGGCCGGGGTGTTCGTCCCGCGGCTGCTGCCCAAGGAGCAGGTGGCCTCCGGGCTCGCGCTCCACCAGGTCACCGGCCAGGCGATGATGCTCGTCGGCCCCGCGCTCGGGGGCCTGCTGCTCGGCTGGTTCGGCATCGGCGTCTGCTACCTGCTCGACGCGCTGAGCTTCCTCCTCTCCTTCTACGGCGCGTTCGGCCTGCCCGCGCTGCCGCCCGAGGGGGAGCCGTCGCGGGCGGGTCTGCACGGGGTGCTGGACGGCCTGCGCTTCCTGGCCGGCCACCGGGTGGTGCGCGGCGCGCTCGTCACCGACCTCGCCGTGACGGTCCTGTCGATGCCCGTCAGTCTCTTCCCCCTCGTCAACGACGAGCGTTTCGGCGGTGATCCGCGCACGCTCGGCCTGTTCCTGTCGGCGCTCGCGGTCGGCGGCGTCCTGGCGTCCGCGCTGTCCGGCGCGGTGACCCACCGGGGCCGCCCCGGTCTCGTGATGCTCTGGGGCGCGGGCGCCTGGGGTGCCGCCCTGGCCGCGTTCGGCCTCGTGAGCAGCCCGTGGGTGGGCCTGGGGCTGCTGGTCCTGGCCGGCGCGGCCGACGCCCTGTCGGTGCTCTCCCGCACCACGATCGTGCAGACCCGTACGCCCGACGCCCTGCTGGGCCGGGTCACGGCCGCCGAGACGATCGTCGGGCAGGCCGGTCCGCACCTCGGCAACGTGCGCGCCGGGCTGGTGGCCGGCGCGACCTCGGGGGCGGCGGCCCTGGTGACGGGCGGTCTGCTGTGCCTGCTCGCGGTGGCCTGGGTCGGCGCGGGCACACCGGAGTTGCGCGCCGGCGCGGGCACGCCGGACCCGCGCGACGGCGTGCCGGACGGGCGGTGAGCCGCCCCGGCCCTCCCCCTCACGACCGGCCGGCGGCCGCCTCCGGCGCCGGGGCGCCCGCGGCGGGAACCGCGGGAGCCGGGGGGCGCCGCGTCACCGACGCCATCGCCACCCCGCCCACCAGCAGCCCCGCCGCGCACCACCTGAGCGGGGTCACCGACTCGCCCAGGAACAGCGCGGCCGACGACATCCCGAAGACCGGGACCAGCAGCGAGAAGGGCGCGACCGTGGAGGCGGGGTGACGGCGCAGCAGCCAGCCCCAGGCGCCGAAGCCGAACACCGTGGCGACCCAGGCCACGAAGAGCACCGTGCCCGCGCCCTGCCAGTCCAGGCCGGCCAGCGCCTCGAGGTCCCGCTCGGGTCCCTCCAGCAGGAGCGACAGGGCCAGCAGCGGGAGCACCGGCACCGTGCTCACCCAGATCATGAAGTTCAGGGCGTCCGGGGGCGCCGCCCTGCGGGTCAGGATGTTCGAGACGCCCCAGCAGGCCGCCGCCGCGACGACCAGGGCGAAGCCGCCGAGCGGGCCCGAGGCGCCCTCGTCGGCCGCGGCGACGCCGATCCCCGCCAGCGCCACCGCCATGCCCACGAGGCGGACGCGGGAGGGGCGTTCGCCGAGGAGCGCGAAGGCGAACAGGGCCGTGAACACCGCCTGGACCTGGAGCACCAGGGACGACAGCCCGCCCGGCATCCCCGCGTCCATGCCGACGAACAGCAGCCCGAACTTGGCCACCCCCAGCGCCAGCCCCACCCCGGCGATCCACTTCCACGCCACCTTGGGCCGCCCCACGAGGAACACCGCGGGGAGCGCCGCCACGAGGAAGCGCAGGGCGGAGAAGAGCAGCGGCGGGAAGTGGTCGAGCCCGATCTTGATGACGGTGAAGTTCACGCCCCAGACGGCGGCGACGAGGACGGCCAGCAGCAGGTGGGAAGGTCGCATACGTCGAGGATCACCGCCCGCCACACTTCAGCACCAGCGACGATTCCTGCATGGTTGGATGAAGCGCCGCTAACCGATCCGGGAGCCGTCATGCTCGACCTCCAGCGCCTGCGCGCCCTGCACGCCGTCTCCGTCCACGGCACCGTCGGCGCCGCCGCCGTGGCGCTCGGGTACACCTCCTCCGCCGTCTCCCAGCAGATCGCCAAGCTGGAGCGGGAGACCAGGACCGTCCTGCTGGAACGGGAGGGCCGGGGCGTGCGGCTGACCGACGAGGCGCACCAGCTCGTCGCGGCCGCGCGGGAGCTGCTGGCCATCGTGGAGCGCGCGGAGACCGAACTGGAGGAGCGGCGCGGGGTGCCGGCCGGGCGGCTGACCGTCGCGGCGTTCGCGTCGGCGGCGCGCGGCCTCATGCCGCCGGTGCTGGCCGACCTGGCCCGGCGGCACCCCGCGCTCGACACCCGGCTCACCGAGATCGACCCGCACCTGTCCGTGGACCTGGTGGCCAAGGGCGCGGTCGACCTGGTCGTCGCGCACGACTGGGACATCGCGCCGCTGCCGGCCCCGGCGAACGTGGAGCAGGCGGTCATCGGGGACGACCTGTGCGACCTGCTGGTGCCCGAGGGGCACCCGTTCGCGGGGCGCACGGCGGTGCGGCGCGAGGAGCTGGGCGGCGAGCGGTGGATCTGCCAGCCGCCGGGGCGGGTCTGCCACGAGTGGCTGGTGCGCACCCTGCGCGCCGCCGGGCACGAGCCGGAGATCGTCCACCAGGCCGACGAGAACCCGACCCTGGTCGCCCTGGTCGCGGCCGGGCTCGGCATCGCGCTGATCCCCCGGCTGGGGCGCGGCCCGCTGCCCGAGGGGGTGGTGGAGGTGCCGCTCGACCCGATGCCCGTACGGCGGCTGTACGCGCTGTGGCGCACGGGCGCGGCCCGCCGCCCGGCGATCGCGGAGACGGTCCGCACCCTGCGCGCGCACTGGCCCGGGGTGTCGGCGCACACGCCCCGCTGACCCCACCCGGCCCCCCGCTCCCGACTTCGGGGAATCCGCCGCGACCGGGGAACCCGTCCGCGCCGCCGCCCGTCCCACGGTCAGGCTGCCGGATGAGTCTCCGTGGTGCGGTGTCGGCCCTCGCTGCTGGCTGCGATCGCTGACCTACCCTCTCCGCCGTGCCGCGGCCGGCAGCACGCCGTCATCGGCGCGCCCCCTCCGACCGCGCCGATGACGGCCCCTCGCCGGTTGCTGTGCGTTCCCTTGACTGGCAGAAACTTCCCGGATATTGGTGACCTCCTGGCAGTTTCCTTCAGTGGATCCCCGGTCCCCGCGGATCACCTCCCAAAGGAGCGCACGTGCCCGACAGCAGCACGGGAAGCACGGGAAACACCGCACGTCCGTCCAGACGCGCCGTCCTCGCCGCGACGGCGGCCGCCGGCACCGCCCTGGCGGCCGGCGGCACCGTCCACGCCGCCGGCCCCTCCGCCCCCGACGACAGAAGGCTGCGCGCCCTCGTCTCCCGGATGACGCTGGAGGAGAAGGTCGGCCAGCTGTTCGTGATGCGGGTGTACGGCCACTCCGCCACCGAACCGGACCAGGCCGACATCGACGCCAACCTCAAGGAGATCGGCGTCCGCACGGCCGCCGAACTGCTCGCCAGGTACCGGGTCGGCGGCATCATCTACTTCGCCTGGGCGCACAACACCCGCGCGCCGCACCAGATCGCCGACCTCTCCAACGGCATCCAGAAGGCGTCCCTCGGCCTGCCGCGCGGACTGCCGGTGCTCATCTCCACCGACCAGGAACACGGCATCGTGGCCCGCGTGGGCGAGCCCGCCACCCTGTTCCCCGGCGCGATGGCCGTCGGCGCGGGCGGCTCGCGGTCCGACGCCCGCACCCTCGGCCGGATCGCCGGGCGCGAACTGCGGGCGCTGGGCATCCGCCAGGACTACGCCCCGGTGGCCGACGTGAACGTCAACCCGGCCAACCCGGTCATCGGCGTCCGCTCCTTCGGCTCCGACCCGGACGCGGTGGCACGGCTGGTGGCCGCCGAGGTCGCCGGGTACCAGCGCTCGGGGGTCGCGGCGACCGCCAAGCACTTCCCCGGGCACGGCGACACGGTCGACGACAGCCACGCCAAGCTCCCGTACATCCACCACACCCGCGAGCAGTGGGAGCGGCTCGACGCGCCGCCGTTCGAGGCCGCGGTCGCCGCGGGCATCGACTCGATCATGACGGCCCACATCGTCGTCCCGGCCCTCGACGGCTCCGAGGACCCGGCCACCCTCTCCCGCCCGATCCTCACCGGCATCCTGCGCGAGGAGCTCGGCTACGACGGGGTCGTGGTCACCGACTCCCTCGGCATGGAGGGCGTCCGCACCAAGTACGGCGACGACCGGGTGCCGGTGCTGGCGCTGAAGGCGGGCGTGGACCAGCTCCTCAACCCGCCCTCGCTGGACGTCGCCTGGAACGCCGTCCTGAAGGCCGTGCGGGACGGCGAGCTCACCGAGTCCCGGCTCGACGAGTCGATCCTGCGCATCCTGCGGCTGAAGGCGAAGCTGGGCCTGTTCGAGGACCCGTACGTCACCCACGAGGGCGTCGACCGCACCGTCGGCACCCGCTCGCACCTGGCCGCGGCCGACCGGATCGCCGAACGCACCACCACCCTGCTGGTCAACGAGGGCGGTCTGCTGCCGCTGTCGCGGCGCAGCCGGCCGAAGCTGCTCGTCGTCGGCGCCGACCCGGCCTCCCCGTCCGGTACGACCGGACCGCCGACCGGTGTGCTCGCGGGCGCGCTGACCGAGCTGGGCTTCACGGCCACCGCCCTGTCCACCGGCACGGCACCGTCCGCGGCGACCGTCGCCAAGGCGGTGGCGGCGGCCCGGGACGCGGACGCGGTGGTCGTCGGGACGTACAACGTCACGGCGAGCAGCAGTCAGAAGGCGCTGGTCGAGCAGCTCCTGGCGACCGGCACGCCCGTGGTGGCGGTGGCGATCCGCAACCCGTACGACGTGGCCCACCTGCCCGGCGTCCCGGCGTACCTCGCGACGTACTCCTGGACCGACGTGGAACTGCGGGCGGCGGCACGGGTGATCGCGGGCCGCGTGGGGCCGCGCGGGACGCTGCCGGTGCCGGTGCAGCGGGCGGACGACCCGGCGACGGTGCTGTACCCCGTCGGGCACGGGCTGCGGTACTAGACGCCACCCACGGGCGCCGCGCGCCCGGCGTAGCGCACCCGGCGTAGCGCCCGTACGTCCCGCACCCGGCACACCGCCCCCCATATGCGCAAAGCACCCCACATGTCTGGCGTGTCCCGTCGCGGCGGGCCACGCTGGACGGGAGTGTTCGGGGGATGACCATGCGGGTGAGAACCTGTCCGGTGGCGCTGTGCGTGCTCGCGGCCCTGCTGACGGGCTGCCGGAGCGCGCCGGACGGCGGGACCGGGGAGGACGGCCGCCTCGGCGAGCGGCGCACGGCGGCCGCGTCGCCGGCGCCGGCCCGGCCGTCCGGGTACGGGGCGGTGTTCCTCGCGGTCGACGAGTGCAGCTCCTTCGGCCGGACCAGCTTCACCGAGGTGTCCTGCGCCGGCGAACGGGCCGCGGCCCGGGTGGTCGCCCGCCACGACGGCACCGTGCGCGACGGACCGCGCTGCCCGGCGACCACGGACTTCGTGCTGCACATCAGCGAGCAGCGCCCCTCCTCCGACGAGGACGGCGACGGCGCGGTGCCGCAGGGCTACGCCTGCATGCGCAGCCTCCAGCCGCCGCACCCGGGCGATCCGGGCGGCGGGGGCGGTCCGCGCACCATCGTCGGCGACTGCGTCTACACCCTGGGCGACGGCAAGGTCCGGGAGACGGCGTGCGACGGCACGGGGAGGCACGCGCCCGAGTACGAGGTGACGAAGGCCGTGGACGCCCGGTCCGAGTGCCCGGCGTCCACGGCCCTCTACGTGCGGCTCGGCGGCACGTCACCGGTGGGCTGCGCCCGCCCGGTGTAGTCCCGCCCCGCCGGTGCGCCTACGGGCGCAGCGTCCGCTCGTGCTCGACGCCGCGCTTGTCCAGCTTGGCGTCGAACTTCGCCAGCGGCTCGGCCGCCGCCGGGTTCTCCCGGACCGCGCTCGGGGCGACGCCCGCCCACTCGAGGATGCGGGCCGTGGCGAACGCCCTCTCCTTCTCGACCAGACCGGCCACGTTGGCGCCGTGGTTCATGCCGGGGGCGGTGAGGACGTAGGAGTCACGCGCGCCGTGCCCGAGACGGAACGGCTCGGCGCCCCACGGGTCGTTCTCGCCGTAGACGAACAGCATGTGCCGCGCGTTGTGGCGGACCCAGGTGTCGACGTCCCGCATGGCCCGCGGCTCGAACTCCATCGGGATCGAGCGGGGCACGAAGTTGCGCGGCGGCTGGTAGCCGTAGCGGACGTACTTCTTCTCGATGTGCGGGAAGTGGATCGTCGGCGCGCCCAGCTGCGTGCCGGCCTGGTAGTAGTACGGCGTGTACGGGCTCAGGCCCTGGTCGGTGTAGAACGAGAAGCCGGAGATCGTGTCGATCGAGGTCCAGATCTCGTCGTCGGTGGCGTTCTTCGCGTCGGCCGGGATCTGCTCGCAGTCCTTCAGCGTGCTGTACTGCCAGAAGCCCCACACGTAGTCGAGGACGACGGCCTCGTACGCCCGGTCCAGGCTGCCGATGGTGTCGAAGGTGTAGCCGTTCTCGGCGGCGTACGCCTCGTACTTCTCCTCCAGCGGCGCGCGGCGCACCAGCGCCTCGCGCTGCACCGCGTTCAGCCGGTCGCGGCACTCCTCGGTGCCGACGTTCGCGAAGAAGCGGTCGTAGGCCGAGTCCTCCTTGTTCACCACGTCGTTGGGGGCGACGTAGGCGACGACGCCGTCCATGTCGCGCGGGTAGAAGCGCTCGTAGTAGGTGGCGGTCATGCCGCCCTTGGAGCCGCCGGTGGAGATCCAGTTCTGGGGGTAGATCTTCTTCAGCGCCTCGAAGATGCGGTGCTGGTCGCTGGCGGCCTGCCAGATGTCCAGCTTGGACCAGTCGGCCGGGTCGGGCCGGGAGGGGGTGAAGAAGCGGTACTCCATGGAGACCTGGTTGCCGTCCACGATCTGGGTCGGCTCGCTGCGGCGGGGCGTGGTGGACACGCTGTAGCCGCCGGTGTGGAAGACGGTCGGCCGTGCGGTGTCCTTGTGCAGCACGGTGATCCGCTGCTGGAACGTGCCCTTGCCGGGCCTGCGGTGGTCGACCGGCTGGGTGTAGTTGAGGACGAAGAAGCGGTAACCGGTGTAGGGCTTCTCCTCGATCAGGCTCATGCCCGGTACGGAGAGCAGTCTCTCCTTGATGTCGGTGGTGCCGGTGGCCTCCGGCTCGGCGGCGGTGGCCGCTCCGGCCGTGCCCATGGTGCCTATGAGCACCGTGAGCGCCAGCAGCCATCTGAGCGCCTTGCGCATGCGCACTCCCCTGTGAGACAGATGTGCGCCGGAAGCTAGCGGACCAACTCCCCGCAGCACCAGGGGACATGGGGAAAACCCTGTATCGGCGCCCGTGTCGGCGACCGCGTCGGCCCACCCGTCAGCACAGGATCCAGCCGGAGCTGACCGATCCCTTGCCCACCCGGCCCTTCACCCAG includes:
- a CDS encoding LacI family DNA-binding transcriptional regulator, yielding MTVTLADVAARAQVSPATVSRVLNGNYPVAASTRERVLKAVDELDYVLNGPASALAAATSDLVGILVNDIADPFFGIMASAIQSEIGGPGGRAGGERLAVVCNTGGSPERELTYLTLLQRQRAAAVVLTGGAIEDAPHRAAMDAKLRKLTDAGTRVVLCGRPPAPETGAIALTFDNRGGGRELTEHLIGLGHRRLGYIAGPEERTTTRHRLEGHRAALAAHGIEEDPRWTVHGRYDRRSGYEATLELLRRDPTLTAVVAANDTVALGACAALRDSGLGIPRDVSVAGFDDLPFSIDAVPALTTVRLPLAEAGARAGRIAMGREEPPPGGIASVRGELTVRGSSGAPRT
- a CDS encoding dihydrofolate reductase family protein — its product is MRIVVTEFISLDGVVQAPGGPQEDTDGGFAHGGWSHPYFDPEVLGGAFDAGLGKAEALLFGRRTWQTMAGAWPERAGDPFADRMNSLPKYVVSGTLGESDLTWNNTRLIPAGEAVARIRELRGTGGGDLAMMGSPSLVRTLLGEDLVDELQLIVMPVILGGGKSIFPADGAKRPFELVSTTAAETGAQVCVYRPATPGGAGGA
- a CDS encoding sugar phosphate isomerase/epimerase family protein, whose amino-acid sequence is MKLAFSTLGVPGLPLPDVLRLATEHGYHGVELRTHPEEPVHPGLTPAERARVADGFKEAGVEVLGLAGYTRVAAPGDDEPVLTEIRSQLDLARDLGALAVRVFPGGAPGQSPEEADATAARRLGTAAEYAADLGVRILLETHDSHRTAADAMRILGLVGHRQVGALWDVMHTWLGGEQPAESFAALSPHLGYVQVKDVASADDTAPLPLGAGVLPLADCVEVLSRHGWDGWLCWEYEKRWYADAAPLPGLLAPGRAHLARLLNDSA
- a CDS encoding MFS transporter; translation: MSLARALIDVRPLRTSPVFRRLLIGRTVSVLGSFMTMVTVMYQVWEMTHSAAWSGAVGLAQALPMVCFGLFAGAWADRGDRRRIYLAATAGQAVCSLLLAVQGFTGHVPVAGVLALVAAQSACAAVGAPAAGVFVPRLLPKEQVASGLALHQVTGQAMMLVGPALGGLLLGWFGIGVCYLLDALSFLLSFYGAFGLPALPPEGEPSRAGLHGVLDGLRFLAGHRVVRGALVTDLAVTVLSMPVSLFPLVNDERFGGDPRTLGLFLSALAVGGVLASALSGAVTHRGRPGLVMLWGAGAWGAALAAFGLVSSPWVGLGLLVLAGAADALSVLSRTTIVQTRTPDALLGRVTAAETIVGQAGPHLGNVRAGLVAGATSGAAALVTGGLLCLLAVAWVGAGTPELRAGAGTPDPRDGVPDGR
- a CDS encoding EamA family transporter — encoded protein: MRPSHLLLAVLVAAVWGVNFTVIKIGLDHFPPLLFSALRFLVAALPAVFLVGRPKVAWKWIAGVGLALGVAKFGLLFVGMDAGMPGGLSSLVLQVQAVFTALFAFALLGERPSRVRLVGMAVALAGIGVAAADEGASGPLGGFALVVAAAACWGVSNILTRRAAPPDALNFMIWVSTVPVLPLLALSLLLEGPERDLEALAGLDWQGAGTVLFVAWVATVFGFGAWGWLLRRHPASTVAPFSLLVPVFGMSSAALFLGESVTPLRWCAAGLLVGGVAMASVTRRPPAPAVPAAGAPAPEAAAGRS
- a CDS encoding LysR family transcriptional regulator, which translates into the protein MLDLQRLRALHAVSVHGTVGAAAVALGYTSSAVSQQIAKLERETRTVLLEREGRGVRLTDEAHQLVAAARELLAIVERAETELEERRGVPAGRLTVAAFASAARGLMPPVLADLARRHPALDTRLTEIDPHLSVDLVAKGAVDLVVAHDWDIAPLPAPANVEQAVIGDDLCDLLVPEGHPFAGRTAVRREELGGERWICQPPGRVCHEWLVRTLRAAGHEPEIVHQADENPTLVALVAAGLGIALIPRLGRGPLPEGVVEVPLDPMPVRRLYALWRTGAARRPAIAETVRTLRAHWPGVSAHTPR
- a CDS encoding glycoside hydrolase family 3 protein, whose translation is MPDSSTGSTGNTARPSRRAVLAATAAAGTALAAGGTVHAAGPSAPDDRRLRALVSRMTLEEKVGQLFVMRVYGHSATEPDQADIDANLKEIGVRTAAELLARYRVGGIIYFAWAHNTRAPHQIADLSNGIQKASLGLPRGLPVLISTDQEHGIVARVGEPATLFPGAMAVGAGGSRSDARTLGRIAGRELRALGIRQDYAPVADVNVNPANPVIGVRSFGSDPDAVARLVAAEVAGYQRSGVAATAKHFPGHGDTVDDSHAKLPYIHHTREQWERLDAPPFEAAVAAGIDSIMTAHIVVPALDGSEDPATLSRPILTGILREELGYDGVVVTDSLGMEGVRTKYGDDRVPVLALKAGVDQLLNPPSLDVAWNAVLKAVRDGELTESRLDESILRILRLKAKLGLFEDPYVTHEGVDRTVGTRSHLAAADRIAERTTTLLVNEGGLLPLSRRSRPKLLVVGADPASPSGTTGPPTGVLAGALTELGFTATALSTGTAPSAATVAKAVAAARDADAVVVGTYNVTASSSQKALVEQLLATGTPVVAVAIRNPYDVAHLPGVPAYLATYSWTDVELRAAARVIAGRVGPRGTLPVPVQRADDPATVLYPVGHGLRY
- a CDS encoding S28 family serine protease; translation: MRKALRWLLALTVLIGTMGTAGAATAAEPEATGTTDIKERLLSVPGMSLIEEKPYTGYRFFVLNYTQPVDHRRPGKGTFQQRITVLHKDTARPTVFHTGGYSVSTTPRRSEPTQIVDGNQVSMEYRFFTPSRPDPADWSKLDIWQAASDQHRIFEALKKIYPQNWISTGGSKGGMTATYYERFYPRDMDGVVAYVAPNDVVNKEDSAYDRFFANVGTEECRDRLNAVQREALVRRAPLEEKYEAYAAENGYTFDTIGSLDRAYEAVVLDYVWGFWQYSTLKDCEQIPADAKNATDDEIWTSIDTISGFSFYTDQGLSPYTPYYYQAGTQLGAPTIHFPHIEKKYVRYGYQPPRNFVPRSIPMEFEPRAMRDVDTWVRHNARHMLFVYGENDPWGAEPFRLGHGARDSYVLTAPGMNHGANVAGLVEKERAFATARILEWAGVAPSAVRENPAAAEPLAKFDAKLDKRGVEHERTLRP